The DNA region GCCGTATGGCGTCAGCAAGCTCGCGCAGGAGATGGTGGCGCTGGATGCCGCGCGCGACGATGGGCTCGACGTGGTCGTGGTGCGCCCCTTCAACCACATCGGCACCGGCCAGGATCCCGGGTTCTTCGCGCCGGCCTTCGCGCGCCAGATCGCCCGCATCGAGGCGGGCCTCGATCCCGGACCGATGCGCGTCGGCAACCTGACGCCACGCCGCGACCTCTGCGACGTGCGCGACACGGTGCGCGCCTATCGCCTGCTGGTGCAGCGCGGCGAACGCGGCGGCATCTACAACGTGTGCCGCGGCGAGGCGATCGGCATCGGCGCGCTGCTCGACATGCTGCGCGCGCACTCGACGGTGCCGATCGAGGTCGAGGTCGATCCCGCGAGGCTGCGGCCCGTCGACGTCCCGGTGCTCGTGGGTGATCACGGGCGGCTCACGGCCGCCACCGGCTGGACGCCGGTGATCCCGCTGGAGCGCACCCTCGACGACCTGCTCGACGAGCAGCGACGGTTGGTCGGCGACAGGTAACTGCAGAATTTCAGAATTTCAGAGTTTCA from Luteitalea sp. TBR-22 includes:
- a CDS encoding NAD-dependent epimerase/dehydratase family protein: MRGPVLVTGAAGFAGGHLIPLLLADGPVVGWYRPGVPPSATSLALGPGLTWAAVDLTDARAVDEAIAALRPTAIYHLAGAANQGAAWTQSDVTLDLNVRVTHVLLGAVARHAPAARVLVTTSAAIYAASPSPLREDDRLAPATPYGVSKLAQEMVALDAARDDGLDVVVVRPFNHIGTGQDPGFFAPAFARQIARIEAGLDPGPMRVGNLTPRRDLCDVRDTVRAYRLLVQRGERGGIYNVCRGEAIGIGALLDMLRAHSTVPIEVEVDPARLRPVDVPVLVGDHGRLTAATGWTPVIPLERTLDDLLDEQRRLVGDR